The Paenibacillus sp. MBLB1832 genome has a window encoding:
- a CDS encoding D-alanyl-D-alanine carboxypeptidase family protein gives MRKKGLISFICLQLSVMLFLPSLYAAETKVQPVDLTPNAQSAVLMDADTGTIIAEKNKDAKLPPASITKIMTMLLIMEAIDKGTLKMDEKVSVSEYAASMGGSQIFLEPGEQMTVQEMLKGIAMASGNDASVAMAEKIAGSEENFVAMMNERAGQLGMKNTHFSNCNGLPVANHYTTANDIAIMSRELLKHEGITNFTGAYQDYLRKDSPKPFWLVNTNKLVRFYSGADGLKTGYTSEAKFCLSATAKRDNLRVVAVVLGEPNTKTRNAEVSKLFDFAFAQYMNYPLFKTGDSLGEFRVNKGQVSSVPLVAKQNYSILMKKGTDTAQIRHELQLDPSVKAPVREGQPIGKIVVYNGANVVSEYPLASPVAVDKASWWKLFKRTTSQLFTTN, from the coding sequence ATGCGAAAAAAAGGGCTAATCAGTTTCATTTGTTTACAACTAAGTGTGATGCTGTTCTTACCGTCTCTCTATGCGGCGGAAACGAAAGTGCAACCCGTAGATTTAACACCGAACGCGCAGTCCGCGGTCTTGATGGATGCCGACACAGGCACGATCATTGCGGAGAAGAATAAGGATGCAAAGCTTCCGCCAGCGAGCATTACAAAAATTATGACGATGCTGCTGATCATGGAAGCGATCGACAAAGGTACGCTCAAAATGGATGAGAAAGTTAGCGTAAGCGAATATGCTGCATCCATGGGAGGCTCGCAGATCTTCTTAGAACCAGGCGAGCAGATGACGGTTCAAGAAATGCTCAAAGGCATCGCCATGGCATCAGGTAACGATGCATCGGTTGCAATGGCTGAGAAAATTGCAGGCTCGGAAGAAAATTTTGTAGCGATGATGAACGAACGCGCAGGCCAGCTTGGCATGAAGAATACCCATTTCTCCAATTGCAATGGGTTGCCGGTTGCGAATCACTATACGACGGCGAATGATATCGCCATTATGTCGCGCGAGCTGCTGAAGCACGAGGGAATCACGAATTTTACAGGCGCCTATCAAGATTATTTGCGCAAAGATTCTCCGAAACCATTCTGGCTCGTGAATACGAACAAGCTCGTTCGTTTCTATAGCGGTGCAGATGGATTAAAAACAGGATACACAAGCGAAGCCAAATTCTGTTTATCGGCAACAGCGAAACGAGATAATTTGCGAGTCGTAGCTGTCGTGTTGGGTGAACCGAATACGAAAACACGGAATGCCGAAGTGTCGAAGCTGTTTGATTTTGCTTTTGCCCAATATATGAATTATCCGTTGTTCAAAACAGGAGACAGCCTTGGCGAGTTCAGGGTTAATAAAGGGCAAGTGTCCTCCGTGCCTCTTGTTGCGAAGCAGAATTATAGCATTTTAATGAAAAAAGGAACCGATACGGCTCAAATCCGACATGAATTGCAGCTGGATCCAAGCGTAAAAGCGCCAGTTCGCGAAGGTCAGCCCATTGGCAAAATTGTGGTGTACAACGGTGCAAACGTTGTCTCGGAGTACCCGCTAGCCTCTCCGGTCGCAGTGGATAAAGCATCCTGGTGGAAGCTGTTTAAACGGACAACGTCTCAACTTTTCACCACGAATTAA
- a CDS encoding spore germination protein: MKFIVRNGSQDEDRTAQGTDDDENPSQQEEKLEKIAVDADGNLSPYNPITNMTPREKALKIQEDIPKSLREVQRVLEERVGLNRSFDIVLREMVFGHKRVGIFYCNGFAKDTVLTDIITRLSYAEKEAVAHHTLEAFIEKLIPHIQVKHYKKMSEVVGQVLMGGTAFFIEGETVAITVDAKSFPVRSIGEPDLERVVRGSRDGFVETLLVNVTLVRRRIRDERLKLEISQIGKRTKTDVCLAYINDIADASLVQNIQDKLKEVNIDGLPLGEKQLEEIIVNKGWNPYPMVRYSERPDVVSAHLLEGHVCVFVDTSPSVMILPTTFFHHVQHAEEYRNTPFIGTYLRWVRFAGIMMSIFLLPLWYLIVMNPSMKPIGLEFLGPQKEGSLPLLIQFLIADVGIDLMRMAAVHTPTPLATAMGLVAAILVGDIAVKTGLFINEVILYLALASIGMFATPSYELGLANRIIRLGLLVVVSIFGPPGFIIGSTLWLILLTMKKSYNAPYMWPFIPFNAKSFFSILLRRPVLASKTRLSITKPIDGTRQPKS; this comes from the coding sequence ATGAAATTTATCGTACGAAACGGATCGCAGGACGAAGATAGAACGGCGCAAGGGACTGATGACGATGAGAATCCTAGTCAACAAGAAGAAAAGCTAGAGAAGATAGCTGTAGATGCTGATGGAAACTTGTCGCCTTATAATCCGATAACGAATATGACACCGCGTGAGAAAGCTTTGAAAATTCAAGAAGATATTCCCAAAAGTCTGCGTGAAGTGCAGCGCGTGCTAGAAGAACGAGTAGGGCTAAACCGCAGCTTTGATATCGTACTTCGAGAAATGGTTTTCGGTCATAAACGGGTCGGGATCTTCTATTGCAATGGATTTGCCAAGGATACTGTTCTTACTGACATAATTACGCGGCTGTCCTACGCTGAGAAAGAAGCCGTTGCCCATCATACGTTAGAAGCGTTTATTGAGAAGCTTATTCCACACATTCAGGTTAAACACTATAAAAAAATGTCTGAAGTCGTTGGACAGGTGCTCATGGGTGGGACGGCCTTCTTTATCGAGGGGGAAACCGTAGCCATTACGGTCGATGCGAAAAGCTTTCCGGTTCGGTCCATCGGTGAACCGGATTTGGAGCGGGTTGTCCGCGGTTCACGAGACGGTTTCGTCGAAACATTGCTCGTGAACGTGACTCTTGTTCGCAGACGAATTCGGGATGAGCGTCTGAAGCTGGAAATCTCACAGATCGGGAAACGTACGAAAACCGATGTGTGCTTAGCGTACATTAATGATATTGCCGATGCCAGCCTTGTGCAGAACATTCAAGATAAATTAAAGGAAGTCAACATAGACGGTCTGCCATTGGGTGAAAAGCAATTAGAAGAAATCATCGTGAATAAAGGCTGGAATCCGTACCCGATGGTTCGCTATTCGGAGAGGCCGGATGTTGTCTCCGCACATTTACTGGAAGGACATGTCTGTGTATTCGTGGACACATCACCCAGTGTGATGATCTTGCCAACAACGTTCTTCCATCATGTTCAGCATGCGGAAGAGTACCGAAATACCCCCTTTATCGGCACGTATTTGAGGTGGGTTCGTTTTGCAGGCATCATGATGTCGATCTTCCTGCTTCCGCTGTGGTATCTCATTGTGATGAATCCTTCTATGAAGCCAATTGGGTTAGAATTCCTTGGTCCGCAGAAGGAAGGCAGTCTCCCACTCCTGATTCAATTTTTGATTGCAGACGTCGGGATTGATCTCATGCGAATGGCAGCGGTGCATACACCAACGCCGCTTGCTACTGCGATGGGCTTGGTTGCTGCGATTCTCGTTGGCGACATCGCCGTGAAGACAGGGCTCTTCATCAACGAGGTTATCCTGTACCTGGCGCTCGCGTCTATCGGGATGTTTGCTACGCCAAGTTATGAATTAGGTTTGGCTAATCGCATCATCAGGCTAGGCTTGCTGGTCGTTGTGTCGATTTTCGGTCCGCCTGGATTCATAATAGGCTCAACCCTATGGTTAATTTTGCTGACGATGAAAAAATCCTACAATGCCCCCTACATGTGGCCGTTCATTCCCTTCAATGCGAAGAGCTTCTTCTCTATCCTGCTGCGGCGCCCAGTATTGGCGAGTAAAACGAGGTTAAGTATTACGAAACCAATCGACGGTACCCGACAACCCAAATCATAG
- a CDS encoding DUF378 domain-containing protein — MTKFALTLVIIGALNWLLVGLFEWDLVSALLGGDSHRESSVLSRIVYTIVGLCGLVCTRFYSVDRHSVR, encoded by the coding sequence ATGACAAAATTCGCGCTAACACTCGTCATTATTGGTGCGCTGAATTGGCTTCTAGTTGGGCTTTTCGAATGGGATTTGGTTTCTGCATTGCTGGGAGGCGATTCACATCGTGAATCATCCGTATTAAGTCGCATTGTTTATACGATTGTAGGCTTATGCGGGCTCGTTTGCACGAGATTCTATTCTGTCGATCGACATTCCGTTCGATAA
- a CDS encoding flagellar protein — MPAPQLMVANCPTCGKVFQKNVRNQCMGCSTNIHQLLSATLDFLRRNYRASLEQVSASTGVSELQLQVWIKEGKIMLRDYPNLSYPCASCSAPIRENKCCTSCAMRLTREIKRLNEQVPASAVKQSTNQPAMEPQGKSRGFQIGDRWKHS; from the coding sequence ATGCCAGCCCCTCAACTAATGGTAGCGAATTGCCCAACGTGCGGCAAAGTGTTTCAAAAAAATGTGCGGAATCAGTGTATGGGCTGCAGTACGAACATCCATCAATTACTTTCTGCTACGCTGGATTTCCTGCGTAGAAATTATCGAGCATCCCTTGAGCAGGTAAGCGCCTCGACAGGTGTATCCGAGCTTCAATTGCAAGTATGGATTAAAGAAGGCAAGATCATGCTGCGAGATTACCCGAATTTGAGCTATCCTTGCGCTTCATGCTCAGCGCCGATTCGTGAGAATAAATGTTGTACCAGTTGCGCCATGCGGCTCACACGTGAAATCAAGAGATTGAACGAGCAGGTACCAGCTTCAGCTGTGAAACAATCTACGAATCAGCCTGCTATGGAACCGCAGGGAAAATCTCGTGGCTTCCAAATCGGAGATCGCTGGAAGCATTCGTAA
- a CDS encoding stage V sporulation protein AA has translation MQPANNYLYIRLRRKARVRKGQIVRLCHIAQLVVEPKYERALNEMVMHQPQQEDGNRVLIDMLHIIRKVKGLFPELQIEHYGEPHVLLEIYTDNRPANPFVIGVVWLLLFIGSGLAIMNFHADVSMIAVHQRLYELLTGKKVDHPLILQIPYSIGIGAGMVLFFNHLFKKKFNEEPSPLEVEMFMYQENINHYVITEEYSKIHEEGDAK, from the coding sequence ATGCAGCCCGCAAACAATTACTTGTACATTCGACTTCGTCGCAAAGCACGTGTACGTAAAGGACAAATCGTCAGGCTGTGTCATATCGCTCAGCTCGTGGTGGAACCGAAATACGAAAGAGCACTGAACGAAATGGTCATGCATCAACCCCAGCAGGAAGACGGGAATCGCGTTCTTATCGATATGCTGCATATCATTCGCAAGGTGAAAGGCTTGTTTCCAGAGCTGCAAATTGAACATTACGGTGAGCCGCATGTGCTGCTAGAAATCTACACAGATAATCGCCCAGCGAATCCCTTCGTGATCGGGGTTGTCTGGCTCTTGCTGTTCATCGGCTCAGGTCTTGCAATTATGAATTTCCATGCTGACGTCTCGATGATCGCTGTACATCAACGTCTATATGAGCTGTTGACGGGAAAAAAGGTGGACCATCCGCTTATATTGCAGATCCCTTATTCGATCGGTATTGGAGCAGGTATGGTATTATTTTTTAATCATTTGTTCAAAAAGAAATTCAATGAAGAGCCCAGTCCCCTTGAGGTTGAGATGTTTATGTACCAGGAGAATATCAATCATTACGTGATTACCGAAGAGTACTCAAAAATTCATGAAGAAGGGGACGCAAAGTGA
- a CDS encoding stage V sporulation protein AB: MLGESFLSAFIGLAAGITVGSGMVAFLVVLDIIPRLAQITRTFSRIHAYEAAVVLGSLVFTWVDFSDVHMHVFPLGAAIVGLFAGCFVGLLAAALTEIVNVLPILAKRVGMDSYLIVFLMAMIFGKVFGSLFEWLFY; encoded by the coding sequence ATGCTTGGGGAATCGTTCCTGTCTGCATTCATTGGACTAGCTGCGGGTATTACGGTTGGAAGCGGAATGGTTGCCTTTCTCGTGGTGCTGGATATTATCCCTAGACTTGCTCAGATCACACGGACGTTTTCCAGAATTCATGCGTACGAGGCAGCCGTAGTTCTTGGGTCACTCGTGTTTACTTGGGTAGATTTCAGTGATGTTCATATGCACGTTTTTCCATTAGGAGCAGCCATCGTCGGTCTATTTGCAGGTTGTTTTGTTGGCTTGCTCGCAGCCGCATTGACCGAAATTGTGAATGTGCTTCCGATTTTGGCCAAACGGGTTGGGATGGACTCCTACTTGATTGTGTTTCTGATGGCGATGATCTTCGGCAAAGTATTTGGTTCTTTGTTTGAGTGGTTGTTTTATTAA
- a CDS encoding pyrimidine-nucleoside phosphorylase: MRMVDLIHKKRVGEALTEEEITFIIGEYTAGHVPDYQMSAFLMATFLNGMTDEETSFLTLAMAGSGEMIDLSAIAGVKVDKHSTGGVGDKVSLIVAPVVASLGIPVAKMSGRGLGHTGGTLDKLESIPGFQIELSKEAFIEAVNTIKIAIVGQSGNLAPADKKIYALRDVTATVDSIPLIASSIMSKKIASGAEAIVLDVKIGSGAFMKTVEDARVLARTMVDIGTRLNRKTIAMITDMDQPLGREIGNANEIRESIEVLRGTGDKELTEVAISVAAYMAVLGKAFATFDEAHDAVKGIIAQGQALETLRRFIASQGGDARVVDQPELLPTAQFHYEVIAGQTGFVGEIHAEQIGIAAMVLGAGRAKKEDQIDYAVGLTLNKKIGDPVQAGESICTIHANRTDVSEAQAMILDAYKIVPSQPAPKQLIYDVIE; the protein is encoded by the coding sequence ATGAGAATGGTCGATTTGATTCATAAGAAGCGCGTTGGTGAAGCACTAACCGAAGAAGAAATTACATTTATAATTGGGGAATACACTGCAGGCCATGTGCCCGATTACCAAATGTCCGCTTTCCTGATGGCAACCTTCCTCAATGGCATGACGGATGAAGAGACTTCATTCCTTACTTTAGCTATGGCTGGATCTGGGGAGATGATCGATTTATCAGCGATTGCTGGGGTGAAGGTCGATAAGCATTCAACGGGTGGTGTTGGTGACAAAGTAAGTCTTATTGTTGCGCCTGTTGTAGCTTCATTGGGCATTCCTGTTGCCAAAATGTCAGGCAGAGGCCTTGGTCATACTGGCGGTACGTTGGATAAGCTAGAATCGATTCCAGGCTTCCAGATAGAGCTCTCCAAAGAAGCGTTCATCGAAGCGGTAAACACAATCAAAATCGCGATCGTCGGACAAAGCGGCAATTTGGCGCCTGCCGATAAAAAAATATATGCGCTGCGCGATGTGACAGCGACTGTGGATTCCATCCCATTGATCGCCAGCTCGATCATGAGTAAGAAAATTGCATCCGGCGCTGAAGCGATCGTGCTGGATGTGAAAATAGGCTCCGGCGCTTTCATGAAGACGGTGGAGGATGCCAGGGTGTTGGCGCGCACGATGGTCGACATTGGCACACGGTTGAATCGCAAAACGATCGCGATGATTACGGATATGGATCAACCGCTGGGGCGCGAAATTGGCAACGCCAACGAGATTCGAGAATCCATTGAAGTGCTGCGCGGCACGGGAGACAAGGAGCTAACAGAGGTAGCCATTTCCGTAGCGGCTTACATGGCTGTGCTTGGGAAGGCTTTTGCGACGTTCGATGAGGCACATGATGCGGTAAAGGGCATCATCGCGCAGGGGCAGGCTCTGGAAACGTTGAGACGTTTCATTGCCAGCCAGGGCGGGGACGCACGCGTCGTTGATCAGCCTGAGCTGCTGCCGACAGCTCAGTTTCATTATGAAGTTATTGCGGGGCAAACAGGCTTCGTAGGTGAGATTCACGCGGAGCAGATCGGCATCGCCGCGATGGTGCTCGGTGCAGGACGGGCGAAGAAAGAAGATCAGATCGATTACGCGGTCGGATTGACGTTAAATAAGAAAATTGGCGATCCCGTGCAAGCGGGTGAGTCGATTTGTACCATTCATGCGAATCGGACGGATGTAAGTGAAGCTCAAGCGATGATCTTGGACGCATATAAGATTGTGCCATCGCAGCCTGCACCCAAGCAGCTCATTTATGATGTCATTGAATAA
- a CDS encoding cupredoxin domain-containing protein, with protein MQKWIFFVLFILAGALGLGVLFQDISDRQEAQEAEAAASKLPQLKVAASNWQFDATDYKVKSGQPTKVSLSLKEGVHAIEIVGLGVKLDKDNPTKEVTFDKPGTYEIDCVLPCGEGHAKMKAKLVVE; from the coding sequence ATGCAAAAGTGGATTTTCTTTGTACTATTTATACTTGCGGGCGCATTGGGGCTAGGAGTCCTCTTTCAAGATATTTCTGATCGCCAAGAGGCACAGGAAGCAGAGGCTGCTGCTAGCAAATTACCGCAATTAAAAGTTGCAGCATCGAACTGGCAGTTTGATGCAACGGATTACAAAGTGAAAAGTGGACAACCTACGAAAGTCTCCTTATCTTTGAAAGAAGGCGTTCATGCCATTGAAATCGTTGGTCTAGGTGTTAAACTTGATAAAGATAACCCTACCAAAGAAGTGACCTTCGACAAGCCAGGTACATATGAAATTGATTGTGTTCTTCCTTGCGGCGAAGGACATGCTAAAATGAAAGCTAAGCTAGTTGTTGAATAG
- a CDS encoding purine-nucleoside phosphorylase, translated as MALSYIQQINEAASFIQARLGNVSPSIGLVLGSGLGDMANQVEQPIAIDYSEVPHFPVSTVEGHEGRFVVGTLEGKQVIVMQGRFHYYEGYDMKKVVFPVYVMKAIGVQAVVMTNAAGGMNRAFQAGDLMLISDHLNMTGDNPLIGPNHGELGVRFPDMSEAYNREFRALARELAAGVVGEDGVPLKLQEGVYAGITGPTYCTPAELTMLARIGGDAIGMSTVGEVIAARHAGLKVLGISCITDMAIGEELEPLTHEQVVAVANRTKPKFIALVKAFVRELRLG; from the coding sequence ATGGCATTGTCCTACATACAACAAATTAATGAAGCTGCAAGCTTTATACAAGCGCGTTTAGGAAACGTATCTCCCTCCATTGGACTCGTGTTGGGTTCTGGTCTTGGCGATATGGCGAACCAAGTGGAACAGCCTATCGCGATTGACTATAGCGAAGTACCGCATTTCCCTGTTTCCACGGTAGAAGGGCACGAAGGCCGATTCGTTGTGGGCACGTTAGAAGGAAAGCAAGTTATAGTCATGCAGGGACGTTTTCATTATTACGAAGGCTATGATATGAAAAAAGTCGTATTTCCTGTCTACGTGATGAAAGCGATCGGTGTGCAAGCGGTTGTGATGACGAACGCGGCAGGCGGTATGAATCGTGCTTTCCAAGCAGGCGATCTTATGCTCATTAGCGATCATCTGAATATGACCGGAGATAATCCACTGATCGGCCCTAACCATGGGGAATTGGGTGTGCGTTTCCCAGATATGTCTGAGGCCTACAACCGTGAGTTCCGAGCGCTGGCTCGTGAGTTAGCTGCGGGTGTTGTTGGCGAAGACGGTGTTCCACTGAAGTTGCAAGAAGGCGTGTATGCGGGCATCACAGGCCCTACGTATTGCACGCCAGCGGAGTTAACGATGCTCGCGCGAATCGGCGGAGATGCTATCGGCATGTCGACGGTTGGTGAAGTGATTGCGGCTCGTCATGCTGGGCTTAAAGTACTAGGTATCTCTTGCATAACGGATATGGCGATTGGAGAGGAACTTGAGCCGTTAACACATGAGCAAGTCGTGGCTGTCGCGAATCGGACGAAGCCGAAATTTATCGCGCTGGTAAAAGCGTTCGTCCGCGAGTTGCGATTGGGATAA
- the spoIIAB gene encoding anti-sigma F factor yields MSERNFMTLQFASRSENEGFARVAVAAFVSQLDPTIDELTDIKTVVSEAVTNSIIHGYNNDKDGVITISAEIEDDTIRLTIEDKGEGIADLEQAKEPLYTSKPELERSGMGFTIMENFMDEVEVITAVGIGTKINMLKRIESKKALYN; encoded by the coding sequence ATGAGTGAGCGTAACTTCATGACGCTGCAATTCGCCAGCCGTTCTGAGAATGAAGGATTTGCCCGTGTGGCGGTAGCTGCATTCGTCTCGCAACTGGATCCAACCATCGATGAGTTAACCGATATCAAAACGGTCGTGTCTGAGGCCGTAACGAACTCGATCATTCACGGTTACAACAATGACAAGGATGGGGTCATTACCATTTCTGCAGAAATTGAAGATGACACCATTCGTTTAACGATTGAGGATAAAGGCGAAGGAATTGCTGATTTAGAGCAAGCGAAAGAGCCTCTCTATACATCCAAACCAGAGCTTGAGCGCTCAGGCATGGGCTTCACGATTATGGAAAATTTCATGGACGAAGTTGAAGTTATTACGGCTGTTGGGATCGGAACCAAAATAAACATGTTGAAGCGAATTGAATCTAAAAAAGCTTTATACAATTAG
- the spoIIAA gene encoding anti-sigma F factor antagonist — translation MGLQIEFEQGRRALIVRLKGELDHHAADSVKARMEEAIAKEQTHHVILSLKDLSFMDSSGLGVILGRYKQITSKGGKMVVCDVSPAVYRLFELSGLFKIVSIQENERNAMSSLEVAL, via the coding sequence GTGGGACTGCAAATCGAATTCGAACAGGGCAGAAGAGCACTCATTGTTAGATTGAAAGGCGAACTGGACCATCATGCTGCAGATAGTGTGAAAGCTAGGATGGAGGAAGCGATTGCAAAGGAGCAAACGCATCATGTCATTCTGAGTTTGAAAGATCTTTCCTTCATGGATAGCTCAGGTCTTGGTGTCATTCTTGGACGGTATAAGCAGATCACGAGTAAAGGCGGCAAAATGGTCGTATGCGATGTTTCGCCAGCTGTGTATCGATTGTTCGAACTTTCAGGTTTGTTCAAAATCGTGTCTATCCAAGAGAATGAACGGAATGCAATGTCCAGTTTGGAGGTTGCATTATGA
- the sigF gene encoding RNA polymerase sporulation sigma factor SigF has product MDVDLKHASHSYLDDSEVKRLIALSQSGDGLARETLVSCNIRLVWSVVQRFLNRGYEAEDLFQIGCIGLLKSVDKFDLSYDVKFSTYAVPMIIGEIQRFLRDDGTLKVSRSLKELANKIRKTKDELSKRLGRLPTIKEVAEELMITPEEVVFAQEANKPLSSIHETVFENDGDPITLMDQISDESGEKWFEKLALNEAIGTLSERERLIVYLRYFRDQTQSEVASRLGISQVQVSRLEKKILQSIKDQIAQ; this is encoded by the coding sequence ATGGATGTTGATCTGAAGCATGCTTCTCATAGTTATTTAGACGATTCGGAAGTCAAACGGTTAATCGCCCTCAGCCAATCCGGAGATGGACTCGCTAGAGAAACACTTGTCAGCTGCAATATCCGATTGGTCTGGTCTGTGGTTCAGAGGTTTTTGAACCGAGGTTACGAAGCCGAAGATTTGTTCCAGATCGGTTGTATCGGGCTGTTAAAGTCCGTGGACAAATTCGATCTCTCGTATGATGTGAAATTCTCAACGTATGCGGTGCCGATGATTATCGGTGAGATTCAACGGTTCCTGCGGGATGACGGCACACTGAAGGTGAGTCGTTCCCTCAAGGAGCTGGCGAATAAGATTCGCAAGACGAAGGATGAACTTTCGAAGCGTTTGGGGCGGCTCCCCACGATCAAAGAGGTTGCTGAGGAGCTCATGATAACGCCGGAGGAGGTTGTGTTCGCGCAAGAAGCGAATAAACCGCTTTCTTCGATTCATGAGACGGTGTTTGAAAACGATGGCGATCCCATCACGTTAATGGACCAAATTTCTGACGAGTCAGGGGAAAAATGGTTCGAGAAGCTGGCGCTGAATGAGGCCATTGGGACGCTCTCCGAGCGAGAACGACTCATTGTGTATCTGCGTTACTTCCGGGATCAAACGCAGTCGGAGGTTGCGAGCAGGTTGGGTATTTCCCAAGTGCAAGTGTCTCGACTGGAGAAGAAAATATTGCAATCGATCAAGGATCAAATCGCCCAATAG